In Brassica napus cultivar Da-Ae chromosome C2, Da-Ae, whole genome shotgun sequence, the sequence GCGAGCTTCCTCAACGCCCTCCACTCTTCACCGTAAGGAGCGAACCCGATGTCTTTGAAGTTGTAAGAGATTTTCTTCGTCGCTATGGTTTCTGGTCGGCTGCAACAATCTAGGTCATGGGTTTTGAGAACTTCTTCCGCTGCTTTGTTTGAAGAGACTATGACAATAGGGACAAAACCGAAGTGGAGTTTCATCACTGGTCCGTAGGTTTTGGAGAGCTTTTGGAGACATATGTGTAGTAACCCGTCAAGGTTGTGTAAGTTCCCGATGATCGGAAGCTTTTGTGGGCCCGGAGGAAGGTTTATTTttgaggtttggaaccttttagTGAAGGTTATTGTTACTAAGAGAAGTAGCAAAAGCCAGAAGAAGTAGATGAAAGTAGACATCTTGTGTTCTTGCTAGCTActctgttctgtttttttttccgaGTGAAGAAGAATTTAGATTTAAAGATagattaaattagacttttcaACGTTGGAATCAAGAAAGCATTTAAGAGTTCAGACTTAAGAGGATGATCACTGCACGGCTGTTTTGAATTCACGGGTCGTTTTCGATATAATAGTCAAAGGATAATGATGGAGACCCATAAAGAAAATTCAACTAGAGTGTCTTTTTCTTGAAGTGGTTGATGTATGTATCTGGGGCAAATTAATCTTCTAGATGACACTGAGATCATCCGCAACGGTGTTACCCAAATAAGAGTCCTTAGAAAaagtgtattttaatttttttaagtattattttttttctttttcagattaaaaaaaaaatatcaaccaATCACGGATCGCCACATATCGTGAGATTCGCAAATAGTGCAAAGATTAACTTAGTTCCAGAAAAAAAGGGATCTGTATCTGATAGTGAAGGTGAACTCGTTGGATCAAATTTGACTCTTGACTTTCAGATTTACTATTAAATTAGACTATTTGTATTTCATAAAAGCAAAATAGTGtggtatttcaaaaaaataacaagccgatttatccaaaaaaaaattattggtatgtcatgtaaaataaataaatttttcttttttttttaacaaccataaaataaataaattgttcaTTTCATTATTCACGACAAAAGTAAATTTCCACCATTATATTTTCCAAAAAGATCGCcgaaatagaaaatatttgaaaagtaAACTCTCTAATTCATTATTCAACACACAAAAAGACACTGTCAGTTTTATCAACAAGATGCCAAGATTATTACATCCAACTTTATTTATAACTTAAATAAAGGTACTTATTAAATATGAATAAACATTACACCGAGGGGAaagtaaaaatgtaaaatagaataaaatatatatatattattgtgttgGGTTTGATAAGAAAAtacaatatgcatatatatatatatatagtggtaaCATTAACATAATTAATGTTACCACTAGATAATGCTAACTTTCTTAAACACTTAATGTAAATATGCTAAGAATATCTTGAGATTAACTTGTTTTTTCAAGTATTTTCTTTTAGTCTTGAGGGTGTTCATGGGTTTCACGGGCTTCACGGTCTAAATCCGTAAGATACATATCTTTCGGTCCAACATATCTCTAATAAGAAAACATATACTATATGATACAAATCAATACTCTCTTTGACTCTATCCACTGTTGAAAAGGTATAATGTTCCATTTTTTTGTATACTTCAAAGTTGAGCCATCATTTAGTGATGAAGAATTGGAAGAAGCTCAAGAGGAACTTTCTTAACAACGGTAATATTACCATCTTCTTCCATGTCCACAACTGTCCCCTCCTCAGGCAATTCCCAATCAAAGTAGTAAAGCAAATTCAAGAGTCCCAACTCAATGGTAGCAATCGCTGAAGCCATTCCAGGGCACATCCTCCGTCCAGAACCAAATGGTAACATCTCAAAGCTTTGTCCTTTATAATCCGCAGGAGAATCTATAAACCTCTCAGGGATAAACTCTTCTGGATCTTCCCAGTGTTTAGGATCTCGTCCTATCGACCAAGTGTTAACCACTAGAAAGGTTTTTGGAGGAATGTTGTAGCCTTGAATCTTGATTTGGCTCATTGTTTCTCTTGGGAGTAACAGAGGAGCTGCTGGGTGCAGTCTTAGCGTTTCTTTGATCACAAGCTTCAAGTACTGAAGCTTATCGACATCTTCTTCATCGATTTTCTCATTTTGTTTGACTCTGATGCATGTTCGGATCTCTTCTTGAGCTTTTTTCATCACTCGTGGGTTTCTAACGAGCTCTGCCATTGCCCAAATCATGGTGATGGCACTTGTGTCTACTCCAGCAAGATATATATTCTAGGTCAAGAAAGACGCAAGATAGTTAAGAACAtattaattcaaaatttgttacCAATTCTACATCAATGAAAACAAACCTAACGCCACGTAATCATGTTTTGATTCATTTCATTAAATATTGTTATCGATATTAATCTAAAAACCtcaatttaaataaatactaGATATTGACCCGCATTACCGTGCGAgtttttttaatactaaaatatttagattatgcagtaaaatatattataaattaatataattttttggcgtaatatattatctaattttataataatacttGTGTGgcgtatattattattattataaaatttataaatttttatttttgtaaaaaaatttattttaaaaatattatcatgtaACAATACTGatttagataatttttgttttatttctaaatttgaagCATATGTAGAAACTAAATTAAGTTGAACCTACATAATAGATAATTTGATATATAGTTATTAATTAAACCAATTTAGTATAgctgtttaaataataaaatgaattattttttaattcaggGGAATACACAGACGTTAATAATAGTAGAGTAAAGTCTTATATATATACGATATGAATAAATATCAAATGTTTCACCTATGAAAGAAAGTgtaaattagttatattacaTGGTAAAACCATTTAAAGGTGTGACTTCTAAGttatctaaattaaaaaaatcacatatgaaaTAAGTCATATTTTTGTGTTGAATcgataaaattttttatttttaaataagaaatagaaatgagtatttctttttaaaaacatcttaaaatacttcttaaatttatttttgaaaattaaatcaatttaaaattgttattattattaaaatattattaaaaaaatttataatttttttttacaattaaaactaaactaaaatttagtttctaattattttttgtgataattaaaattttaattaactaatttcgaaaatatattttataaggattctaaaagatatttgaaagattttgttatacatttctttaagatatttattagtatttcaaataaaaataaagatattcaaatatattataattaagttatgTAAAATTCAATAAATTATCTAaggatggtccaaataaaaaaatcacaaatgaaaaaaatcatgacttctattttaatagtatagatagaaaaaaaaaacttattgtaAGATATAATAGTGAACTATAGCTAGATTCTAGGCTTACTTGGATGATTCCTTTAAGATGATCAATGGTGAGCTTGAAAGATTCATCTTGTTCTTCTTTAAGCATAGTATTTAAGAGCGAGTCAACTATATCAGGGCgatcttgatttgttttttcttcaggGTTCTTCAAGTGATCATCAATTATATGATTCAGAAAAGTATCAACCTCACCAAAAAGTTTGTGAAGTCTCCTATGTCTCCCTGACATAAAGTCCATAAACCATCCCAAACCACCAGGGAAAAGATCTGAGCTACTAATAGACCCAAGTTTCTGGAGCTCAAACATGAACTCTTTGATCTTTTCCTTATCAACATGCTTGTTCTCGTAGAAACGCTGTGCAAAGGCAGATCTGAATATGATACTTCCAGCTACACAGTAAATTTCTTGGCTCAAATCCACTGGAGACTTCTTTTGAGCTAACTCCTTCAGTTTCGTGACCAACAAGTCATTCTCTTCCTCTCTGATGTACCTAAAAGATCGAACCTTCTTCGCGCTGAAAAAGTTTAGAACAGAAAGCTTGCGTAACTGTCTCCAAACCTCACCATATGGCGCAAAGCAAATGTCTCTACCGTTACGCGAGAACGTCGATGTGGCGTGAGTCTTCGGTCTTGTGCAACACTCAAGATCATGTGTTTTGAGAGCTTCTTCAGCTGCTTCGCTCGATGAGATTACAACTATCTTGAGAGAGCCAAGATGAAGAAGCAACACGGGTCCATGTTTCTTGGAGAGATCATGAAGACATCTGTGAAACAATCCTTGAAGCTGGTGTAGGTTGCCGATGATAGGAAGCTGAGGTGGGCTAGGAGGAAGATTTTGTGTCGAGTCTTTGGTTCTCTTCACGAATATTAACGTGAAAAGAGCGGGAAGAAGCAGAAACGCAAAGATATATAGAACAGTAgacattgtttttgtttttgttttctgtttttggtGATTATAAAAACGTAGCACAAGATATTAAAACAAGCATACATTTAAAAGAGACTTAAACACGGCAAGATAAGTTATGGTCCAGACATATAAAGTTAACATGCCGTTTACTGTTTGCCAAGATAAGCTTTGAGAGGTTAAGAAACATTAGCCTAACAACTGGAGCACTTCTTATCCTGAAGCTTTTCAACCAAGTAATTGTTTGAATACAAGATAAATTTGATCATTcaaaaaactattattattagACGCAAACCAAAGACAAAGCTATCAGACTCAATGTCATATCATAAGGCCTATATGTGTCACATGTTTCTTTTGATTAGATTAGTATAACTATGATTGACATGTGAAGAACTTTTTCACATGTATCTTTGAAGGTTGCCACAAAGAAACTTTCATTTTTAACTGacagttttttttgttcttggagTTCTAAATTCAATCTTTCcttttctttaatttctttGCACAATAAAGCTTCTCCAGTGAGCTATTTCATTATTCATCTTTTATCCTTGTTTAATTTAATCTTCCTCAATAAAGCTCACAGGAGCTTATATCAAtcagacactacaagaaaacacaccgaattccgacggatcttccgacggacaccaaggtcgtcggaaatttgcgacggaatactgacaaatttccgaccaaatccaaaaaaattaagtcgtcggaattccgtcggccatttccgacggaattccgacgacatacggttcgtcggaattttccgacgacttttcgacgacattccgataaaaaatgtaaccgttgtagtcgtcggaagttcgtcggtatattccgacgaaattccgacgacattccgattaatagcaaagtcgtcggaattccatcggtatattccgacggaattccgacgaaccatgtgaccgttgccgacaaatacatatgaccgttgtatagccgtttgggattggacaattccgacggaattccgacggacttctttacatccgtcggaattccgtcggaaagtcgtcggaggtccgtaagcaatttcctataaatacaacccctcctcattcaactcattcacacttcattctctcttcattctctttagtcataacaattccgtgaaaatcatgtcttcagaagtttattatcgttcgtggatggataaacctcatttggatccgaacaccaatttgcttacggaagaatacgttcaagggattggagaattcatgaggcttgttcaacagcaaccggatgcaaaaagtggtatgttaagatgtccctgctcttcttgcaataataataaggttataaaagaatttgatgtttggactcatttgtatatgaaagggttttcacgtaattataaagtttggtaccttcatggggaaactggttatgaatatggtagtactagcgaacctcagcctgttagtgaacctcagcctgatattaggttagaagaatctagaacggatatagattatggtgtaggtactgagcagatggtacatgatcattatagaggggaagaaccaaaccccgagtctaggagattttttgacatgttggatgc encodes:
- the LOC106437391 gene encoding cytochrome P450 71B3-like, with translation MSTVLYIFAFLLLPALFTLIFVKRTKDSTQNLPPSPPQLPIIGNLHQLQGLFHRCLHDLSKKHGPVLLLHLGSLKIVVISSSEAAEEALKTHDLECCTRPKTHATSTFSRNGRDICFAPYGEVWRQLRKLSVLNFFSAKKVRSFRYIREEENDLLVTKLKELAQKKSPVDLSQEIYCVAGSIIFRSAFAQRFYENKHVDKEKIKEFMFELQKLGSISSSDLFPGGLGWFMDFMSGRHRRLHKLFGEVDTFLNHIIDDHLKNPEEKTNQDRPDIVDSLLNTMLKEEQDESFKLTIDHLKGIIQNIYLAGVDTSAITMIWAMAELVRNPRVMKKAQEEIRTCIRVKQNEKIDEEDVDKLQYLKLVIKETLRLHPAAPLLLPRETMSQIKIQGYNIPPKTFLVVNTWSIGRDPKHWEDPEEFIPERFIDSPADYKGQSFEMLPFGSGRRMCPGMASAIATIELGLLNLLYYFDWELPEEGTVVDMEEDGNITVVKKVPLELLPILHH